A window of the Urocitellus parryii isolate mUroPar1 chromosome Y, mUroPar1.hap1, whole genome shotgun sequence genome harbors these coding sequences:
- the LOC144251159 gene encoding interleukin-36 beta-like, with the protein MSSSSPARLEQPQTGSFPPPHTPVPNTSSSKDPMFTPEHKWRARNHPAPPEIGFQDMPVFYTILDSQLMVWVLSGDVFFSAPSSNNVQPVTLTLIACRDTALHDEEKGNLVFLGIKGKDLSFCCAEVEGQPTLQLKEVSIMELYRENKARTPFLVFHSLEGSTSVFQSASHPGWFIATSSTAKQPVTLTQERGLANTNFYLGREN; encoded by the exons atgtcttcctcctctcctgctcgCCTTGAGCAGCCACAGACTGGCAGCTTTCCACCACCTCACACGCCCGTCCCCAACACCAGCAGCTCCAAAGACCCCATGTTCACCCCGGAGCATAAGTGGAGAGCCAGAAACCACCCAGCCCCACCAGAGATAGGGT TTCAGGATATGCCCGTATTCTACACCATTCTTGACTCCCAACTGATGGTGTGGGTCCTGAGTGgagatgttttttttt CAGCTCCTTCAAGCAACAACGTGCAGCCTG TCACTCTCACCTTGATAGCCTGCAGGGACACAGCATTACACGATGAAGAGAAAGGCAACCTGGTTTTCCTGGGAATCAAGGGCAAAGACCTCAGCTTCTGCTGTGCGGAAGTTGAGGGCCAGCCCACGCTGCAGCTGAAG GAGGTCAGTATCATGGAACTGTACAGGGAGAACAAAGCTCGGACGCCATTTCTCGTCTTCCACAGCCTGGAGGGCTCCACCTCTGTCTTTCAGTCCGCCTCCCACCCTGGCTGGTTCATAGCCACGTCCTCCACAGCCAAGCAGCCCGTGACGCTCACCCAGGAGAGGGGCCTCGCTAACACAAACTTTTATTTAGGTCGTGAGAATTAA